gaaaatttaactCGGAGACTCAGTGAACTTTGACAGAAACGTTTGTGAATTTTATGGGGACTCGTCTCacaagaattttaaattgaaactaGAATGAAAATGAGAACGGTGATGAATATACGTGTGTGAACCAACGATTATAAGAAGtcaattgatgaaattttgaaattcttgacAAGTTTTGCGTTATATAGATACGATAGACATAAGTGGGAAAAAACTTAGAAGATGGTTAAATTGTAACGTGTTGAACTTTGAGGAGGTGGCTAGAAGATGAATGTAGCATGCACAAACGACGTGTAAGTTGTGAGACGAAACAATAAGATGTATCTGATAAACATGTGAAATTCAGAAGTGTTCGGGTCGATGAAACGAATTAGGGTATAAGCATAAATGCCTGAAACAATATTGTAAGAATGAGAAGTATTGTTGAGTTGATTGGAATAACTGACAAAATCATACCAACGTTCCCTGGTGAAAAATATACAGAGGCGGACTTACACAAGTTTTTAAAAGGATGTGAAATTGCGTTGGAGATAGAAAGACCCGAAGAGCAAGGAAACATCCTGGAATGTATTAAAAGGAAACTGACTGGAGAAGCTTATCTAGAAGTGAAGTATGAGAAGTGTGTGACGTATGGACAAATAAAAAAGCTGCTGATttcgaaatataaaaaaccATACTCATTCAAAGACTGTCAAAAAGATCTATGGAATTGCAAACAGGCACAGAATGAGAGCTTGGAATGCTTTTTACTGAAAGTGCAAACTCTTTATAGATTGGGTTGTGAAGCAGTCGAATCAGAATACCAAAATCAgcttgaaattgaattctacGACAAAATGTTGGAGAAAGAAGCCGTTTATGCAATGAAAATGGGTTTGTTGAGGACAGATATTACCGAGCACATGGTTTTACACTGTAGACCAGCACCTGACAACATCAAAGATACGATGAAACTTGCCCTGGAATATGAAAAAGATTTTGCGGAAATAATACCAAATGGGGTCAACGAAAAAGAACGGGCAGAAGCGGCGCCAAATACAGTCAACTGGAAGAACATGGGTCACACACAGGACTACTTGGAAGAATTATCGCGTTTGCGTCACGATTTGAAGTCAATGCTAGCTGAAATATACTCGTTGCGCAATGGGAACAAATTGAATGTTGTTAAGGAAGGATCGTGCGAAAGCGAGACTACACGTGAAACTATGAAAATCGCGAAAGAATGCTATATTTGCAACGAAAAGGGGCATGTTGCTAGAACATGTCCGAGGAGACTTCTATGTCGTCGCTGTGGGGGAGAGAAACACAACTTCAGAGGGTGCAAACGTAAAATAACTGACGATCAAAAATTGTGAGTGACGGGCCTGAGCTTATATAAATTGACTCGGATGAAAATGAAGGGTGAGTGTGAAAAAGACGGTGAGTTAGTATGTTGtcgttcaaaatttgttttctcactcattttttgaaacggttttggttttggttgctagtaaaatagaaatgaaaCATCAGAGACAATAGCGCTCTGGGTACAAATTGATATTGTTCGAAGGATCGGTTAACGTACCTACGATAGCAAGGTGAAAACGTACTTGTTGCCGTAGGGTAATGATccataatgaaaattgttggtgGAAGGATCGGTTAACGTACCTACGATAGCAAGGTGAAAACGTACTTGTTGCCGTAGGGTAATGATccataatgaaaattgttggtgGAAGGATCGGTTAACGTACCTACGATAGCAAGGTGAAAACGTACTTGTTGCCGTAGGGTAATGATccataatgaaaattgttggtaGAAGGATCGGTTAACGTACCTACGATAGCAAAGTAAAAAGGTACTCGCTGCCGCAGGATAATGATCcatgataaaaattgttgaaagggTCGATGAACGTACTTACGATAGCAAGTTAAAAACGTACTTGCTAAGTAAGGTAATGATCCatgatgaaaattgttgaaagggTCGATGAACGTACTTACGTATGGACGTATGGCAAATATGAACTGTAAACGTTGGACTCGAATGAGCATTGGAAAACAAATGTTGGTAAAACGACGAAAAAGTAGAAGTGGAAGAAATGGAGTTTGAATTTAATTGGGTTAACCCGCTGAGCTGAACTGGCAAAGgtatgaaaatgatgaaactGTTGTCAGAACACATGAGACTGGGCTGAGAATAGTGGCGCGAAGAAACATGACATGATAGCCGTTACTAAATATGAGAATATGACAAATTCAAGGATGTTCCGTTGACACGAACAGCTTGTGGAAAAGGCCGTTGGGAAAATAATGTTGATA
The DNA window shown above is from Bradysia coprophila strain Holo2 chromosome IV unlocalized genomic scaffold, BU_Bcop_v1 contig_84, whole genome shotgun sequence and carries:
- the LOC119072791 gene encoding uncharacterized protein LOC119072791 encodes the protein MRSIVELIGITDKIIPTFPGEKYTEADLHKFLKGCEIALEIERPEEQGNILECIKRKLTGEAYLEVKYEKCVTYGQIKKLLISKYKKPYSFKDCQKDLWNCKQAQNESLECFLLKVQTLYRLGCEAVESEYQNQLEIEFYDKMLEKEAVYAMKMGLLRTDITEHMVLHCRPAPDNIKDTMKLALEYEKDFAEIIPNGVNEKERAEAAPNTVNWKNMGHTQDYLEELSRLRHDLKSMLAEIYSLRNGNKLNVVKEGSCESETTRETMKIAKECYICNEKGHVARTCPRRLLCRRCGGEKHNFRGCKRKITDDQKL